From Methanoculleus oceani, a single genomic window includes:
- a CDS encoding YunC family protein, whose product MAQQILCHQRTRLSYKDAYGYVIPVGSTSLMAWVTDEGMIGTDGFDIEALANAGVPAAIVGASESTLEDLDGLMDAEVKAANLPAVQRRVEIGMPGREALNRM is encoded by the coding sequence ATGGCTCAGCAGATCCTGTGTCACCAGCGGACGCGACTCAGCTACAAGGATGCATACGGATACGTCATCCCGGTCGGAAGCACCAGCCTGATGGCCTGGGTGACCGACGAGGGGATGATCGGGACGGACGGGTTCGATATCGAGGCGCTGGCAAACGCCGGGGTTCCCGCAGCGATCGTCGGTGCCTCGGAGTCCACCCTGGAAGACCTCGACGGCCTGATGGATGCCGAGGTGAAGGCGGCAAACCTCCCGGCGGTGCAGCGCCGCGTCGAGATCGGGATGCCCGGGAGGGAGGCCCTGAACAGGATGTGA
- the cofH gene encoding 5-amino-6-(D-ribitylamino)uracil--L-tyrosine 4-hydroxyphenyl transferase CofH, which yields MRGMTPPLRQMLGDVLAGHRLTEEEAIDLMRTRDRGVWDIAAAADELRERKVGDVVTYVRNQNINVTNLCVNACGFCGFSRKPGDADLFFHDEAVVREKARTARERNVTEICTVSGLHPEFDAQSYADIYSWIRDEAPGVHIHASNPMEVAYAAKRSGLSTREVLLEMQAAGLGTLCGTAAEILVDSVRAAICPDKIDTATWVRVIKEAHDLGIRSTATIMYGHCESEADRARHLAVLREIQDGTGGFTEFVPLSFIHQNTPLYRAGLARPGATGREDLLMFAVSRLFLDNFDHIQASWVKLGTKMAGIALLSGADDLGGTLFEESISREAGARDTDYLDPAEMRRMAADLGRTLRRRTTTYALLPD from the coding sequence ATGAGAGGTATGACGCCGCCACTGCGACAGATGCTTGGAGACGTGCTTGCCGGCCACCGGCTCACGGAGGAGGAGGCCATCGACCTCATGAGAACGCGTGACCGGGGCGTCTGGGATATCGCCGCCGCCGCAGACGAGCTCCGGGAGCGGAAGGTCGGCGATGTCGTCACTTACGTCCGGAACCAGAACATCAACGTGACCAATCTCTGCGTGAACGCCTGTGGGTTCTGCGGGTTCTCCCGGAAACCGGGAGACGCCGATCTCTTCTTCCACGACGAGGCCGTTGTGCGGGAGAAGGCCCGGACGGCGCGTGAGCGCAACGTGACCGAAATCTGCACGGTGAGCGGCCTTCACCCGGAGTTCGACGCCCAATCCTACGCAGATATCTATTCCTGGATACGGGACGAGGCTCCCGGGGTTCATATCCACGCGAGCAACCCGATGGAGGTGGCCTACGCCGCGAAGAGAAGCGGTCTCTCCACCCGTGAGGTGCTGCTGGAGATGCAGGCCGCGGGACTCGGGACGCTCTGCGGGACGGCGGCCGAGATCCTGGTGGACAGCGTCCGCGCGGCGATCTGCCCGGACAAGATCGATACGGCGACCTGGGTCCGGGTCATCAAAGAGGCGCACGATCTGGGCATCCGCTCGACGGCGACGATCATGTACGGCCACTGCGAGAGCGAGGCGGACCGCGCCCGGCACCTCGCGGTACTCCGGGAGATCCAGGACGGGACCGGAGGGTTCACGGAGTTCGTCCCACTCTCGTTCATCCACCAGAATACCCCCCTCTACCGGGCGGGGCTCGCGCGTCCCGGGGCGACCGGCAGGGAGGATCTCCTGATGTTTGCGGTATCAAGGCTCTTCCTCGACAATTTCGATCACATCCAGGCTTCCTGGGTGAAACTGGGGACGAAGATGGCGGGGATAGCACTTCTTTCGGGTGCGGACGACCTCGGGGGAACGCTTTTTGAGGAGAGTATCTCGCGGGAGGCGGGCGCCCGGGATACCGATTATCTGGATCCGGCCGAGATGCGGCGGATGGCCGCGGACCTCGGGCGGACGCTCCGGCGACGGACAACGACCTATGCCCTCCTTCCGGACTGA
- a CDS encoding DUF1328 domain-containing protein — MVNGLVGLAILFFVLALIFAILGARGIAGMSMSIAKWLVIIFIVLAIISLLL; from the coding sequence ATGGTAAATGGTCTTGTAGGCCTTGCAATCCTCTTCTTTGTACTGGCACTTATCTTCGCCATACTCGGGGCACGGGGCATTGCAGGGATGTCGATGTCGATCGCGAAGTGGCTGGTCATCATCTTCATAGTCCTCGCGATAATATCGCTGCTGCTCTGA
- a CDS encoding flavodoxin family protein, with the protein MNVLGISGSMRKNGNTALLVTTILDRVREAGIETEYLSLADMDIRPCTGCEACKDAKWCVTEDDDWSHVAEKMIGCEVLVLGAPTYYYDINGQTKNLIDRTYSLFHDRRLSGRRAVAVAVCADRGGERSLETMEGFLNAHEFSYLGYVCGRGYAPGDVRKDEQAMKRAAGVADTIVRYLRPED; encoded by the coding sequence ATGAATGTTCTCGGTATCTCCGGAAGCATGCGGAAGAACGGCAACACCGCGCTGCTGGTCACTACCATCCTCGACCGGGTGCGGGAGGCGGGCATCGAGACCGAGTACCTCTCGCTTGCCGATATGGACATCCGGCCCTGCACAGGCTGCGAAGCCTGCAAGGATGCGAAGTGGTGCGTGACGGAGGATGACGACTGGTCCCACGTGGCGGAGAAGATGATCGGCTGCGAAGTGCTGGTCCTCGGCGCCCCGACCTACTACTACGACATCAACGGCCAGACGAAGAACCTGATCGACCGGACCTACTCCCTCTTCCACGACAGGAGGCTTTCGGGGAGGAGGGCCGTGGCCGTCGCCGTCTGCGCCGACCGGGGAGGGGAACGCTCCCTCGAGACCATGGAGGGGTTCTTGAACGCCCATGAGTTCTCGTATCTCGGCTACGTCTGCGGCAGGGGCTATGCGCCGGGAGACGTCCGGAAGGACGAGCAGGCGATGAAGAGGGCCGCAGGGGTCGCGGATACAATCGTCAGGTATCTCCGGCCGGAGGACTGA
- a CDS encoding GIY-YIG nuclease family protein, whose product MDKGVYVLILENPRCEVRIGALGAREFAPGRHVYVGSAQGSGGLARADRHVRLALRRDRPPRWHIDYLLLDPHFAPAVVVTAATDRDCECDLARAVGGTHVPGFGCSDCACPSHLFHRSGDPVPELLACFRGLDLDARITRIKNAGGEHRV is encoded by the coding sequence ATGGATAAGGGAGTCTACGTCCTGATCCTCGAAAACCCACGGTGCGAGGTCCGCATCGGCGCCCTCGGGGCAAGGGAATTCGCGCCGGGCAGGCATGTCTACGTCGGTTCGGCGCAGGGAAGCGGTGGCCTCGCCCGTGCGGACCGGCACGTGAGGCTCGCCCTTCGCCGCGACCGCCCTCCCCGGTGGCACATCGACTACCTCCTCCTCGACCCGCACTTCGCCCCTGCCGTCGTCGTCACCGCCGCGACAGACCGGGACTGCGAGTGCGACCTCGCCCGCGCCGTAGGCGGGACACATGTCCCCGGATTCGGGTGCAGCGACTGTGCCTGCCCTTCCCACCTCTTCCACCGTTCCGGCGACCCGGTCCCGGAGCTCCTCGCCTGCTTCCGGGGTCTGGATCTGGATGCCCGGATCACAAGAATCAAGAACGCGGGGGGCGAGCATAGGGTATGA
- a CDS encoding MBL fold metallo-hydrolase, translated as MPVRWISSGTTYANSFVYGNVLVDAGVLPMAVEPYAEAIETIVITHAHYDHIAHVREIARLCGDAAVCIHEADAPGLADDTRSLAMHFGARSPGIVPETILSDGDRVGSLRVIHTPGHTPGGICLYDEAAKVLFSGDTVFTGGSFGRYDFPGGDRRLLAASIERLSALAVEGLYPGHGEPVARGGGRHIAAAREALRFYG; from the coding sequence ATGCCAGTCCGGTGGATCTCGAGCGGCACGACTTACGCTAATTCGTTCGTTTACGGAAACGTCCTTGTGGACGCAGGCGTTCTCCCGATGGCAGTGGAGCCGTATGCCGAAGCGATCGAGACGATCGTCATCACCCATGCCCACTACGACCACATCGCCCACGTCAGGGAGATCGCCCGGCTTTGCGGCGATGCGGCCGTCTGCATCCACGAGGCGGACGCGCCCGGCCTTGCCGACGATACCCGGAGCCTCGCCATGCACTTTGGGGCCCGGTCGCCCGGGATCGTCCCCGAGACCATCCTTTCCGACGGCGACCGGGTCGGGAGCCTTCGCGTGATCCACACCCCCGGGCATACACCGGGCGGGATCTGCCTTTACGACGAAGCAGCGAAGGTGCTCTTCTCGGGGGACACCGTCTTTACCGGCGGGTCCTTCGGCCGCTACGACTTCCCGGGCGGGGACCGGAGGCTGCTCGCGGCATCCATCGAGCGACTTAGCGCGCTTGCGGTCGAGGGGCTCTACCCCGGGCACGGGGAGCCCGTCGCCCGCGGCGGCGGGAGGCATATCGCGGCCGCCCGGGAGGCGCTCCGGTTTTATGGATAA
- the thiC gene encoding phosphomethylpyrimidine synthase ThiC yields MVLMHTLISACLRGVPPEVEAIAREEALVPHRAARAVTRGRIVIPANPVRPHRLCAIGEGCRVRVNVNVGTSGARCDEDLEVEKAKAALREGADALMDLSTGGDLARIRRRILELDAPVGTVPVYEAVRRAGSAADVDADLLFKVIREHCRQGVDFLTLHCGVNRDALASLQADPRTMGVVSRGGAFHVAMMASTDEENPLYAEYDYLLEILAEHDVVVSLGDGMRPGALVDAGRLAKTTEYLTLGHLAKRALAAGVQRMIEGPGHLPADQIGYNVRMLKELTDGAPLYLLGPLVTDVAPGYDHVVGAIGGAIACMHGADFLCMVSPSEHLALPDLRDIVEGTRVAKIAAHVGSLSRAAAKTKNREIRMAEARRALDWDKQFEAALVPEEARRIHERDGEIETCSMCGDLCAVKMVRDILKAPQERMEP; encoded by the coding sequence ATGGTTCTTATGCACACCCTGATCTCTGCATGCCTGCGCGGGGTTCCCCCGGAGGTGGAGGCGATCGCCCGGGAGGAGGCCCTCGTCCCGCACCGTGCCGCGCGGGCCGTCACCCGCGGGCGGATCGTCATCCCAGCGAACCCCGTTCGGCCGCACCGGCTCTGCGCCATCGGGGAGGGCTGCAGGGTGCGGGTCAACGTGAACGTCGGGACGTCGGGCGCCCGGTGCGACGAGGACCTCGAGGTCGAGAAGGCGAAGGCTGCCCTCCGGGAGGGGGCGGACGCCCTGATGGACCTCTCGACCGGGGGAGATCTTGCCCGCATCCGGCGCCGGATCCTCGAACTCGATGCGCCCGTCGGCACGGTCCCGGTTTACGAAGCGGTCCGGCGGGCGGGGAGTGCCGCGGACGTCGACGCCGATCTGCTCTTTAAGGTGATCCGGGAGCATTGCCGGCAGGGCGTGGACTTCCTGACCCTGCACTGCGGCGTGAACCGCGATGCCCTCGCGTCGCTCCAGGCCGACCCCCGGACGATGGGCGTTGTTTCCCGGGGCGGGGCGTTCCATGTGGCGATGATGGCCTCGACCGATGAGGAGAACCCGCTCTATGCCGAGTACGACTACCTGCTCGAGATCCTCGCCGAGCACGACGTCGTCGTGAGCCTCGGCGACGGGATGCGCCCGGGTGCGCTCGTGGATGCCGGCCGCCTCGCGAAGACGACCGAGTACCTGACGCTCGGGCACCTGGCGAAGAGGGCGCTCGCCGCCGGGGTGCAGCGGATGATCGAGGGGCCGGGACATCTCCCGGCCGACCAGATCGGCTACAACGTCCGGATGCTCAAGGAACTGACCGACGGTGCTCCGCTCTACCTGCTCGGTCCGCTCGTGACCGACGTGGCGCCGGGCTACGACCACGTCGTGGGGGCGATCGGCGGCGCGATCGCCTGTATGCACGGCGCCGACTTCCTCTGCATGGTCTCCCCGAGCGAGCACCTGGCGCTGCCGGACCTCCGCGACATCGTTGAGGGGACCAGGGTGGCGAAGATCGCCGCGCACGTCGGGAGCCTCTCCCGCGCCGCGGCGAAGACGAAGAACCGCGAGATCCGGATGGCGGAGGCGCGCCGGGCGCTCGACTGGGATAAACAGTTCGAGGCGGCGCTCGTCCCGGAGGAGGCCCGGCGCATCCACGAGCGGGACGGGGAGATCGAGACCTGCTCGATGTGCGGCGACCTCTGCGCCGTAAAGATGGTGCGGGATATCCTCAAGGCCCCACAGGAGCGAATGGAGCCGTGA
- a CDS encoding arsenate reductase ArsC, giving the protein MKQRVLFIGTNNAARTQIAEGYLRARYGDRYEACSAGIAPTALDPLAARVMDEIGISISEQRAKDLTLFDGTEMDYVVALCAGGVCPMFPWTKETLHVDFPDPGRATGTPDKVLAAYRRSRDAITVWIDGKFGK; this is encoded by the coding sequence ATGAAGCAGAGAGTGCTCTTCATCGGCACGAACAACGCTGCCCGGACCCAGATAGCGGAGGGTTACCTCCGCGCCCGCTACGGCGACCGCTACGAGGCCTGCTCCGCCGGAATTGCCCCCACCGCCCTTGATCCCCTCGCCGCAAGAGTGATGGATGAGATCGGGATCAGTATCTCAGAGCAACGGGCGAAGGATCTCACCCTCTTCGATGGAACCGAGATGGACTACGTGGTCGCGCTCTGTGCAGGTGGCGTCTGCCCGATGTTTCCCTGGACAAAGGAGACGCTCCACGTCGATTTCCCGGACCCGGGTCGGGCCACCGGAACCCCCGACAAGGTACTCGCCGCCTACCGGCGGAGCCGGGACGCGATAACCGTCTGGATCGATGGAAAATTTGGAAAATAA
- the purE gene encoding 5-(carboxyamino)imidazole ribonucleotide mutase, whose product MVDVAVICGSASDGPVAERVFAVLKEHDVSYDYRVISAHRDPDKLDEYVKGSTAHVFIAIAGLSAALPGVVASKTERPVIGVPVSGKLMGLDALLSIVQMPRGVPVACVGVDNGENAALLAVRILGAHSA is encoded by the coding sequence ATGGTTGACGTCGCGGTTATCTGCGGTTCCGCCTCGGACGGCCCCGTTGCGGAGAGGGTGTTTGCAGTCTTAAAGGAGCACGATGTATCCTACGACTACCGGGTGATCTCGGCGCACCGTGACCCCGACAAACTGGACGAGTACGTGAAAGGGAGCACTGCCCATGTCTTCATCGCGATCGCCGGACTCTCGGCGGCGCTCCCCGGAGTGGTCGCCTCGAAAACAGAGCGGCCGGTGATCGGGGTCCCGGTGAGCGGGAAACTTATGGGTCTCGACGCCCTCCTCTCCATCGTCCAGATGCCACGGGGGGTCCCCGTGGCCTGCGTCGGGGTGGATAACGGCGAGAACGCCGCCCTGCTCGCAGTCCGGATCCTCGGCGCGCACAGCGCCTGA
- a CDS encoding pyridoxal-phosphate-dependent aminotransferase family protein: MEHEPLLMIPGPVPVPQRVRAAMTRQAINHRGPEFGAAYADCVRTLKTLFGTANELYVISGSGSAGMEAGIANFARDKLIVSLINGKFGDRFAKIGERYGTVTPIESGWGTPLDLGALERELEAGAEVVTMVHNETSAGIKNPAPEVGRLARKHDALFLMDGVTSIGGDDVQMDKWGVDIAVVGSQKCLAAPAGLAAIAVSERAWDRISEKRPFYLDMAAYRKSGRGTPMETPYTPAVPLFLALCEACKMIEEEGVGARIARHRRMADAVRAAAKGWGVDLFPKLDAHHAYSNTATAMRIPDGVTDKDLRGTVKQFGIEIAGGQDHLKGKIFRIGTMGGVGAQEILATLAAVQYTLRKSGFEAGDGVEAAAGVLLG, encoded by the coding sequence ATGGAACACGAACCACTCCTCATGATCCCGGGCCCTGTACCCGTCCCGCAGCGGGTACGCGCCGCCATGACGCGGCAGGCCATCAACCACCGCGGTCCTGAGTTCGGGGCCGCGTATGCGGACTGCGTCCGGACGTTAAAGACCCTTTTTGGCACCGCAAACGAACTCTACGTCATCAGCGGCTCGGGAAGCGCCGGCATGGAGGCCGGGATCGCCAACTTCGCGCGGGACAAATTGATCGTCTCGCTCATAAACGGCAAGTTCGGCGACCGCTTCGCGAAGATCGGAGAGCGTTACGGCACCGTCACACCCATCGAGTCCGGGTGGGGAACCCCGCTCGATCTCGGTGCCCTCGAGCGCGAACTCGAGGCCGGGGCCGAGGTCGTGACCATGGTCCACAACGAGACGAGCGCCGGGATCAAGAACCCCGCGCCCGAGGTCGGCAGACTTGCCCGGAAGCACGACGCGCTCTTCCTCATGGACGGGGTCACCTCCATCGGCGGCGACGACGTCCAGATGGATAAGTGGGGCGTGGATATCGCCGTCGTCGGCTCGCAGAAGTGCCTCGCCGCCCCGGCGGGTCTCGCCGCCATCGCCGTCAGCGAGCGTGCCTGGGACCGGATATCGGAGAAGCGCCCCTTCTACCTGGATATGGCCGCCTACAGGAAGAGCGGCAGGGGCACCCCGATGGAGACCCCCTACACCCCGGCGGTCCCGCTCTTCCTCGCGCTGTGCGAGGCGTGCAAGATGATCGAGGAGGAAGGCGTCGGTGCCCGGATCGCCCGCCACCGCCGGATGGCCGACGCCGTCCGCGCCGCGGCGAAGGGATGGGGCGTCGACCTCTTCCCGAAGCTCGACGCACACCATGCCTACTCGAACACCGCCACCGCCATGCGGATCCCCGATGGCGTCACCGATAAGGATCTCCGTGGGACCGTCAAGCAGTTCGGCATCGAGATCGCCGGCGGCCAGGACCACCTCAAGGGCAAGATCTTCCGGATAGGCACCATGGGTGGTGTCGGGGCGCAGGAGATCCTCGCCACCCTCGCGGCCGTCCAGTACACCCTCAGAAAGTCCGGGTTTGAGGCCGGCGACGGCGTCGAGGCAGCCGCCGGGGTGCTTCTCGGATGA
- the ribC gene encoding riboflavin synthase → MKIGIADTTFARIDMGRIAIDEIRKHASVGLERYVVPGIKDLPVACKKLIEERGCDLVMALGMPGGAEKDRVCAHEASQGLILCQLLTNRHIIEVFVHEDEAKDAKELAWLMEQRTREHAVNAVRLALRPKDLEKLAGTGQRQGFEDVGPARP, encoded by the coding sequence ATGAAGATCGGGATCGCCGACACCACGTTTGCCCGAATAGACATGGGCCGGATCGCCATCGATGAGATCCGGAAGCACGCGAGCGTGGGGCTGGAGCGCTACGTCGTCCCCGGGATCAAGGACCTCCCGGTGGCGTGCAAGAAACTTATCGAAGAGCGGGGGTGCGATCTCGTGATGGCGCTCGGGATGCCCGGAGGGGCGGAGAAGGACAGGGTCTGCGCCCACGAGGCCTCCCAGGGCCTCATCCTCTGCCAGCTCCTGACCAACCGGCACATCATCGAGGTCTTCGTCCACGAGGACGAGGCGAAGGACGCAAAGGAGCTTGCCTGGCTGATGGAGCAGCGAACGAGAGAGCACGCGGTGAACGCCGTCCGGCTCGCGCTCCGCCCGAAAGACCTCGAGAAGCTCGCCGGGACCGGCCAGCGGCAGGGGTTCGAGGACGTCGGGCCCGCACGCCCCTGA
- the ribH gene encoding 6,7-dimethyl-8-ribityllumazine synthase gives MTVKLGFVVAEFNRDITYMMEIEAREHAGFLDAEVADTIYVPGAYDMPLAIKKLLGRGDIDAVVTIGCVIEGATQHDEIVVQHAARKIIDLSLEFGKPVALGISGPGMTRMEATERIDYAKRAVESAVKMVQRLG, from the coding sequence ATGACGGTAAAACTTGGATTCGTCGTCGCGGAGTTCAACCGCGACATCACCTATATGATGGAAATCGAGGCCCGGGAGCACGCCGGTTTCCTCGACGCGGAAGTTGCCGATACGATCTATGTCCCCGGCGCCTACGACATGCCGCTCGCGATCAAGAAGTTGCTCGGACGCGGGGATATCGACGCGGTCGTCACGATCGGGTGCGTCATCGAGGGCGCCACCCAGCACGATGAGATCGTCGTCCAGCATGCCGCGAGGAAGATCATCGACCTCTCTCTCGAGTTCGGCAAGCCCGTCGCCCTCGGCATCTCCGGGCCGGGGATGACCCGGATGGAAGCGACCGAGCGTATCGACTACGCGAAGCGTGCCGTCGAATCGGCCGTGAAGATGGTCCAGCGATTGGGATGA
- a CDS encoding pyridoxal phosphate-dependent aminotransferase, which yields MRSLSEKIAAIAPSATIEISNAAKRMAAEGVDVISLSIGEPDFDTPAHIKDACVDALCRGETHYAPSAGIPALTGAIAEKITRENGFAVQQDEVLVTCGAKDAIYEAMEAVLNPGDEVLILDPAWVSYEPCARLAGAGVRHHPLSPATFQVDDTLLDAVGPRTKMVVVNSPSNPSGAVLDAASIRLIADICRDHDLYALSDEIYEKLVYGKEHVSLASLEGMAERTITVNGFSKAYAMTGWRIGYAVAPRPIIRQMEKVQQHTISHPTTFAMFGAVAALRGSQDCVEAMRREFERRRDYVIPALRDLGYVTAPADGAFYAYVKVDGDDMAIARSWLRDAHVAVTPGTAFGTPGWLRASYATSMENLKAAIGRIARV from the coding sequence ATGAGGAGCCTCTCGGAGAAGATTGCGGCCATCGCTCCCTCCGCGACGATCGAGATCTCGAACGCCGCAAAGCGGATGGCCGCGGAGGGCGTCGACGTCATCAGCCTCTCGATCGGGGAGCCGGACTTCGATACCCCGGCCCACATCAAGGACGCCTGCGTCGACGCCCTCTGCCGCGGGGAGACCCACTACGCCCCGAGCGCCGGAATACCTGCACTGACGGGCGCGATCGCGGAGAAGATCACCCGGGAGAACGGCTTTGCCGTGCAGCAGGACGAGGTGCTCGTCACCTGCGGGGCGAAGGACGCCATCTACGAGGCGATGGAGGCCGTCCTGAATCCCGGGGACGAGGTGCTCATCCTCGATCCGGCGTGGGTATCCTACGAACCCTGCGCCCGTCTCGCGGGCGCCGGCGTCCGGCACCACCCGCTCTCTCCCGCGACCTTCCAGGTCGACGATACTCTGCTTGACGCCGTCGGCCCCCGGACGAAGATGGTCGTGGTCAACTCCCCCTCGAACCCCTCCGGCGCGGTGCTTGATGCGGCTTCAATCCGGCTCATCGCCGATATCTGCCGTGACCACGACCTCTACGCTCTCTCCGACGAGATTTACGAGAAGCTGGTCTACGGGAAGGAGCACGTCTCCCTCGCCTCCCTCGAGGGCATGGCCGAGCGGACGATCACCGTCAACGGGTTCTCGAAGGCCTACGCGATGACCGGGTGGCGGATCGGCTACGCGGTCGCTCCCCGGCCGATCATCCGGCAGATGGAGAAGGTGCAGCAGCACACCATATCGCACCCGACGACGTTTGCGATGTTCGGCGCGGTCGCTGCGCTTCGAGGCAGCCAGGACTGCGTGGAGGCGATGCGCCGCGAGTTCGAACGCCGGCGCGACTACGTCATCCCGGCGCTCCGCGACCTCGGCTACGTCACCGCCCCGGCGGACGGCGCCTTCTACGCCTACGTGAAGGTCGACGGCGACGATATGGCGATTGCCCGGTCGTGGCTCCGGGACGCTCATGTGGCGGTCACCCCGGGAACCGCGTTCGGCACCCCCGGCTGGCTCCGCGCCTCCTACGCGACCTCGATGGAGAACTTAAAGGCTGCGATCGGGCGGATCGCCCGGGTCTAG
- a CDS encoding tetratricopeptide repeat protein — translation MELPWKSAETWCGKGRAYAEQGQYDRAVECYDRAISLNANVTAAWYHKGLALRDARRYREAAECFDQGIRIDPTCARLWHARGQVLYDLREYREAAGSCGQAVKLAPDSASGWLIRGHAFRKIGRAPDAIACYDRVVALEPGWVEAWLARGTALAAERRYDAAIDCYDRVIALDPGNANAWYARGTIQILLSRYEDALASYDRAVVIDPNHADTWYTRGCTLAALQRYDEAVGCFDRALALRPDDAGACYNRGRALQNLERYKEALEAYDRAFRINPEHPGIWYQKAIVLKKLKRYDLSLACFDRALRENAVDAEIWYQKGLLFFVLKRYGEAVECFDQALRIRADYTDSDYYRGECYYALGNCGAAITCYQAVVRKDPGNAVAWNNYGNALYQLERYEEALVCYERALEVDPENRGVWNNKASVLSILSHYDKALVCYDQELLAHPENADAWYNKGLALFILGRYGEAVACYSHVLEIDPSKHEVWSTKGNALVLLERYEEALDCYDQALAFSPDDAEALNGKAMALVYLDRPTEAVKYHERAQRLSNRTRAANPELGKSKGF, via the coding sequence ATGGAACTCCCCTGGAAGAGCGCCGAAACCTGGTGCGGGAAGGGACGGGCATACGCCGAGCAGGGGCAGTACGACCGGGCCGTCGAGTGCTACGACCGGGCGATCAGCCTGAACGCCAACGTCACCGCAGCCTGGTATCACAAAGGACTCGCCCTCAGAGACGCCCGGCGCTACCGGGAAGCGGCCGAATGTTTCGACCAGGGGATCAGGATCGACCCCACCTGCGCCCGGCTCTGGCACGCCCGGGGGCAGGTGCTGTACGATCTCCGGGAGTACCGGGAAGCGGCCGGCTCCTGCGGTCAGGCAGTGAAACTCGCGCCGGATTCCGCGAGTGGCTGGCTCATCCGGGGCCACGCCTTCCGAAAGATCGGGCGAGCCCCTGACGCGATCGCCTGCTACGACCGGGTCGTCGCGCTCGAACCGGGCTGGGTCGAGGCCTGGCTCGCCCGCGGAACGGCGCTCGCTGCCGAGCGCCGGTACGACGCGGCTATCGACTGTTACGATCGGGTCATCGCGCTCGATCCCGGGAACGCAAACGCCTGGTATGCCAGGGGAACGATCCAGATCCTCCTCTCCCGCTACGAGGACGCGCTCGCCTCCTATGATCGGGCCGTCGTCATCGACCCGAACCACGCCGACACCTGGTACACCCGGGGATGCACGCTTGCGGCGCTTCAGCGCTATGACGAGGCCGTGGGATGCTTCGACCGGGCGCTCGCTCTCCGTCCCGACGACGCCGGCGCCTGCTACAACCGGGGCAGGGCACTGCAGAACCTCGAACGCTACAAGGAGGCCCTCGAAGCCTATGACCGGGCGTTCCGGATCAACCCCGAGCATCCGGGGATCTGGTACCAGAAGGCCATAGTGCTGAAGAAACTGAAGCGTTACGACCTCTCGCTCGCCTGCTTCGACCGGGCGCTCAGGGAAAACGCCGTCGATGCGGAGATCTGGTACCAGAAGGGCCTTCTCTTCTTCGTCCTGAAGCGCTATGGGGAGGCGGTAGAGTGCTTCGACCAGGCGCTCAGGATCCGGGCCGACTACACGGACTCAGACTACTACCGGGGCGAGTGTTACTATGCCCTCGGAAACTGCGGGGCCGCGATTACCTGCTACCAGGCCGTGGTCCGGAAGGACCCCGGGAACGCCGTCGCCTGGAACAACTACGGCAACGCACTTTACCAGCTCGAACGCTACGAAGAGGCGCTCGTCTGCTACGAGCGGGCGCTCGAGGTCGACCCTGAGAACCGCGGGGTCTGGAACAACAAAGCGAGCGTCCTCTCCATTCTTTCGCACTACGACAAGGCACTCGTCTGCTACGACCAGGAACTCCTGGCCCACCCGGAGAACGCGGACGCCTGGTATAATAAAGGCCTTGCGCTCTTCATCCTCGGGCGGTACGGCGAAGCCGTCGCCTGCTACTCGCACGTGCTCGAGATCGACCCTTCGAAACACGAGGTCTGGAGCACGAAGGGGAACGCTCTCGTGCTCCTGGAACGCTACGAGGAGGCCCTCGACTGCTATGACCAGGCGCTCGCCTTCAGCCCCGACGACGCCGAAGCGCTCAACGGAAAGGCGATGGCGCTCGTCTATCTTGACCGCCCCACCGAGGCGGTCAAATACCACGAGAGGGCACAACGGCTGTCGAACCGAACCCGGGCTGCAAACCCGGAGCTGGGGAAAAGTAAGGGGTTCTAG